Part of the Chloroflexota bacterium genome, GGACAAAACAGATGACCTCCCCCAATCCACCATGATAGAATCCAAAGGCGAAAAGACTCTCATTCAATCAGCAGCGGCAAAACCCGCGAAGGAGAAGTTCTGCCCTGGCTGCGGTGCAAAGATATCTGAGAATGCCAAGTTCTGCATGGAGTGCGGGGCAAAGATGGAAGACTACAGGTGAAGGGTCTCCGGCAGTACCATCCCGCGCTCCGAGGATAGAGTAAAGGCCCACAGCTATACATCCCCCTCCTTTGACTCAACCAAGGAAACCCTGAAGCCCAAACAATTCTTCCTTCAACAGTGAGCGGGCATGAGGTAATATGGATTTTTTGGGTATAGGTGGCCCAGAGTTACTCCTTATCCTCCTCCTCTTCTTCATATTCTTCGGTCCATCCAAGTTGCCTGAGATTGCTGGCATGATAGGCAAAGCCATGCGCAAGCTCAAACAGGCGTCGGCAGAAATGAACAAGAACCTGCAAGAGATAGCGGACGAAGTCAAGGAGACCGGCAAGGACGCTAACAGCACTGTTTCCGGCAACACAGGGTTGCCCAAAGACCTCAAGGATATCGCGAAGGAAATGGGCGACGTGGCAAAAGAGGTCAA contains:
- a CDS encoding twin-arginine translocase TatA/TatE family subunit, with product MRNLGALEIGLIVVAVVLIFGVGKLGQIGGALGKSIREFRREKDKTDDLPQSTMIESKGEKTLIQSAAAKPAKEKFCPGCGAKISENAKFCMECGAKMEDYR
- a CDS encoding twin-arginine translocase TatA/TatE family subunit, with protein sequence MDFLGIGGPELLLILLLFFIFFGPSKLPEIAGMIGKAMRKLKQASAEMNKNLQEIADEVKETGKDANSTVSGNTGLPKDLKDIAKEMGDVAKEVNTSVGSATGLTKDVRKASKEIASVAKEASSNLDPKQGEIPKNPGKENPT